CGTTGGTGATCGCAGTTTTCTTGCCCGCGAGAACCGTCATCGAGACATTGAACAGGAAGATCAGCGCAGCCACGAGAATGCCGAACTTGACCCAGAGCGGTTGTTCTAGGAACTCGCGCCCACCGTGGATGCCCACAAGGTAGGACCCCACCGCGCCAAGCGTGCCGACCAGCAGAATGATCAATTGGATGTAAGCCAACTTGACCGAATAGATCTCGCGCTCGGATTCTTCGGGGATCAGGAAATAGGCGGCCCCAAAGAAGCCCAAGAGCAGCCAGACGATCAGCGCGTTGGTGTGGATCATGCGAATGATGTTGAACGGCAAAAGTTCAGACAGGAAATTGGGCGAGACATAGATCCAGCCTGCCAACAGCCCACCCAGCACCTGAATGCCAAACAGGGCAATGGCCGCCAGAAAGTAGTAGTACGCCACCTTTTGAGATTGATATTTCATGGTTTTTCTCCTTGCGCCTCTTAACCCGCGTCGTTGGGCGGCCAGCCCTGCGTGTCGGTTTGATCGGCCCAACGAAGGAACTCGGCCAGGCCGCGTGTCTCTTCTTCGGTCAGCTCGAAAAACGGCATCTGGCGACGGCCTTCGATGCCGGTGGGCTGCGATTTCATCCAGCCATCCAGCACTTCATAGGCGTCCTCAGGCGACTCCATCACGTCCCACCGGGTCATGACGTTGCCCAACTCGGGCGCGAAATAGGCGCCTTCGCCGTGCAGGCTGTGACAGTTGATGCAGGAATGGCGCTCCCAGACGTGTTTGCCCAACACGACCTCTTCGCTCAGTTCCATACCTGCGGTTGATTGGTTCACCACGTAACGGTGGCTGTGGACGGTCATCCCCACAAAGATCACGACAAAGAATATCGAACCCCCGTAGAAGATGTTGCGCGCCCGCGATTTTGTTAAGATTTCAGCCATGCCTAGGCCTCCTTCACCTCGGGATGCCTATTGGTAGCTTGGCCAATACGGCGCCAATTTGCGCCAGCACAACGTTTGTCGCGGTTCAGCCCCTAGCGTGAGAGGGGAAAGGACACGCGCATGCCCCGCCTGGATGACCCAGATTTGATGTTGTCGGATGTAATGAAGATCTGGCCCCAGACCATCGAGGTCTTTCTGAGCCACGGGATGTTATGCGTCGGCTGTCTGGTCAATCCGTTCCATACGGTCACAGATGCCTGCACAGAGTACAATCTGGACGAAGAGGTGTTCAGGGCTGAATTGCAACGCGCGGTGGACGGTCAGAGCTGAGACAGCTCGACCAATGCATGTGGATCGCAGACCTTGATGCGCTTGCGCTTGCTCTCGACAATCCCCTGCTTTTCCCACGCGCTCAGCAACCGGCTGACCGTGTGCAGGGTGGTTGCAGTCAGTTCCGACAGGTCCTGTCGGGTGATCGGAAAGTCGATCTCGATCCCGTCGTCGACTTTGCGCCCGGTCTGATTGATCAATCGCAACAACGCATTGGCCACCCGCTGCTCAACCTGTTGCGTGGCAAGCTCAACGATGCGTGTGTTCAACTCTCCGACGCGATGGCCGACGGTCTTATAGGTCTCGGTCGCAAAACCGTCGTAGTCTGCCACAAAGGTGTCCCACAATCGCATGGGCCAGCTGAGCACGATGGACTCGGTCGCGGTGACGGCTGTGGCGGGATAGCTCTCGCGCCCGATGGCCTTGGCAATGCCCAACAGCTGCCCGGATGGAATGTGCAGCGCCGTGACCTGTTCGCCCGTCTGGGTGACACGGACGACGCGGACGTAGCCATCGAGCAGCATGAAAAACCGCTCGGCGGCCTCACCCTCTTCAAAAATGTGTGCGCCCTCGTCGTAGCGCCGTGAACTGGCCTGATCCAGAATAACACGGATCTGGCGCCGTTCGAGTTGCGAAAAGGGCGGCAGGTGCGTCAGCAAGCTTTCATCAAGCCGCGGCAGGGTTTTCTTTGCGTTCTCAGTCATTGCCCATCCGAATTGGCACATTCGCGATGACAAAGCCAGTTCACTGCCAACCCCGGCCTTCCAAAAACGCCGGAAACCTTGCGCCAGCGCAAATTCCGCCGCGCCGAACCCAATAAAGTCCATCTCAAGAGATCAAAAATGGAAGGACAGACTGATGATCCGCACAGTTACAACCGGCGTTGCCCTGGCCACGTTGATGGCAGGCGCCGCTTTTGCGGAAACCTTTGAGGTCAAGATGCTCAACAAGGGCAGCGATGGCGAGCGCATGGTGTTTGAACCGGCGTTCATCCAAGCCGCGCCCGGGGACACGATCAAGTTTCTGGCCAGCGACAAGGGGCATAACGCTGAGACCGGAAAAGGCCTGATCCCAGAAGGGGCAGAAGGCTTTAAGGGCAAGATCAACCAAGAGATCGAGATCACTCTGGATGCCGAAGGTGTCTATGGCGTGATCTGCAAGCCGCACTACGCCATGGGCATGGTGATGACGATCGTCGTTGGCGACGTCCAACCGCCCGAGGATTTTCTGGCCGGCCGCGTGCCGAAGAAAGCCAAGAAACGTTTCGAAGCCCAACTGGCGGGCCTGTGAAGCGCGCCAACCTAAGCACACGAAAAGGTCAAACCCACAATTGATGGAGGATGAAATGGCCAAATATGTAAACCCAGGATTGATGAAAACCAGCCGCCGCAATGTCCTGCGTGGCAGTATGCTCGCCGGAGCAGCTGCAATGACAGGGGCCACTGCGATGGCTGCACAGCGGACACCGAAACTGCACGGTATTAACACGGTCTCGAACAACATCTATCGGGTGGCGGGCAAAGAAGAGGCCGCAACAGATGCCAAGCCTGCCGATTTGTCGGGCTACACCCGTGTGAAGCAGAAGCTCGTACCCCCACCTTTTGCACCCGCACACGAGCAGGTCGCGACTGGCGGGCCCAAGATCGTTGAGATCACTATGGAAACCGAAGAGCGGCTTATGGTGGTTGACGAAGACAATGGCGCAAGCGTCTGGGCACTGACCTACAATGGTTCCGTTCCTGGTCCACTGATCATCGTCCACGAGGGCGACATGGTAGAGTTGACGCTGCGCAACCCGACTTCCAGCATGATGGAACACAATATCGACTTCCATGCTTCGACCGGCGCCCTAGGTGGCGGTGGCCTGACCCATATCTACCCCGGCGAGGAATGCGTGCTGCGCTGGAAGGCAACCAAGCCTGGTTGCTTCACCTACCATTGCGCTCCGGGCGGCGACATGATCCCGTATCACGTTACTCACGGCATGAACGGTGCCATCATGGTGCTGCCGCGCGATGGCCTGAAGGACAAGGATGGCAACCCGCTGCGCTATGACAGCATCGCTTATTTCGGCGAGCAGGACTATTACTTGCCCAAGGACGAGAACGGCGACTACCGTACCTACGAGGCGGCAGGCGACGACTATGCCGACAGTCTTGAAGCAATGCGTGGCCTGATCCCAACCCATTCCGTGTTTAACGGTGCAGTGGGTGCCCTAACGGGTGAAGGCGCGATCAAAGCCAAGGTTGGTGAGACCGTGCTAATGATCCACAATCAGGCAAACCGGGATTCCCGGCCGCACCTGATCGGCGGACATGGCAACTATGTCTGGGAAAGCTCGTTCACTGACGCGCCTCTGCAAGACATGGAAACTTGGTTCGTGCGTGGCGGCAGTGCCGTAGCGGCGATGTACACCTTCGAGCAGCCGGGCGTCTACGCCTATGTAAACCACAACCTGATTGAAGGTGTGATGCTGGGCGCAACTGCTCACGTCGTGGTCGAAGGCCAGTGGGACAACGCGCTCATGGAGCAGGTCGTCGCCCCGCGCAGTTTCGAAGCCTAAGAGAGGGGGAGGACCGATGTCCGCCGCTGCAAGCTCAAAGGCCAGTCTTGGCAAGACGTCCCTTTGTTTCGCCTCCTTGTGTCTTGCGGCGGCAACCATCGCTTGGGTCGCGCTCTCGCAGCGCGGCCCGGACCCAGCCTATCTGCCAATGATGGCTGGGCAGGCCATCATTTTGCCGGACGGGCGTTCGATCTACGTGCAAAAGCATGAAGTCACCGTAACCGAATGGAACAGATGTGCAGACGAGGGTGCCTGTGAGTTCACCTTGCGTGCACGACCTGACCAAGACCCCGCCAAAACACCGGCAACCGGCCTGAACTACATGGATGTTCAGCACTATGTCACCTGGATCAACAAGAGAAGTCGTCATAACTTCCGGCTGCCGACTGCTGGAGAATGGAATGTCATGGCGGCCGCCGTTCTCCCTGAGAAACCCGATCCACTGTTCACGGATCCGTCGCTGACGTGGGCTTCCAGCTACCTTGTTGAAGGTCTGGCCCCTCGGGCACTCAAACCCCAGGGCAGTTTTTCTGCCTCCCCAGAAGGCGTCGTGGATCTCGATGGCAGCGTTTGGGAATGGACCATGGAATGCTATGATGGGCTGGATGGCGGGACATCTCCTGATCGCTGTCCGGCATTCTTCGTGGGTGGAGAGCACTTGGCCGCAATGTCTTTCTTGGTCAGGGACCCCGCGCGTGGTGGATGCGCTGTAGGAACGCCGCCGGCCCACCTCGGGATGCGTCTGATCAGTGACGAAGCCTTATGAGCGAGATACGCGGTCATAGAATTATGTGATCGGATGACCGCTTCGAAGCGCAAGTCACAAAAGCAACGAGCTCGACACCGCAACAGCCAAGGCTTTCTGCGTAAGCAAAAAAATTGCAACTGCACAGGTCCGCGTTGCGCACATTGCCGTCACTCATTGCTGCCGCTTCGCTGACGCGGCGTTCTCTTGCTCGCGCAGCGTTGTGTTTTCTGCGGGGGCCGCAGGTTCCCCGTTTGCAGCCATTCAAGAGGGCGGAAACCTACAATATCCAAACTGGTTTTTGCTCTGCGGTCTGTTTCGACAGCCAAGTCGCGGACAAAACAGGCGCAGTGTTTTATTGCGTTGTCTATTTGCTGTTTGATGAAAGTCGATCGAGTTCTCGGTCAAGGAAAAATGCAAGCAGAATCCTGATAAGAACGATCGCCCCAAGCGCCCCAAGATCTTCCAGAGACCGATGGGCAATGCTGTGCAAAATATCTGAGACAATCAGCACTTCAAGCGCAAGTAAGATCAGTTGTCCGAGATTAAGCCGTAAATTCAAGAAGACGGCTTTAGGCGTTTCACCACGCCTTCGTAATTTGAAGCACTGGACGAGCAGGAGGCAAAGGCCGCCTGCGAGGAGCACGATTACGCCAGCATCAACGATGTCAGCGATAATTTCTGCGGTATTCTCGATTATAGTCATCCCCGAACCACTATCTTTTCAGCTTCAAAACCCACCTAGCAGAGTCCCAAGCAGGATGATCGCAATCAACGCGATCATCGGCACCAGAACAGCAACTACAAAGATATCACCATATGCTTCACGATGGGTCAGGCCACAAATGCCGAGCACTGTTATCACCGCACCATTATGGGGCAAGGCATCGAGGGCGCCTGAAGCGACGGACGTGACGCGATGCATCGCTTCCAACGAGGTATGGGTTGCGGCCGCAAGTTCGACAAATTGCGCGCCTAATGCATCAAGCGCGATGCTCATGCCGCCAGAAGCAGACCCCGTGATTGCTGAGAGCGTCGTGACAGAGGCCGCCACGGCTACAAGCGGATTTCCGTCGCTTAATCCGAGCATGGCATCTGTGATGGCCTGAAAAACCGGCAGGGCCGCGATAACCGCGCCAAAACCCACGAGGCTGGCTGTGTTGAAAATTGGCAATACGGCCGCATCGGCCCCTTTGTTTAGGCTTGTTTTGACGCTTGCCAGTCGTGTCCAACTGGTTGCAAGCAAGAACAGGATCGATGTGGTCAGTGCAACGATTATAGACCATACGCCACGCACGGCCTCTATGGTTGTCGGTCCAAACAACGGTTCAGCCAGGTAACTGGTATCCAAACGCGGAACCGCGAGTTGGACGAAGAGAAAATTCACCACGACCACAAGCACAACCGGCGCGATGGCAAGCGAAAAGCTTGGCTCGTTTGTCATGTTTGCATTGGCTGGTTCAATCTCGTTCAGGTCAAACCCTTCCCCTTGAGAGCGCACTCGCATCTCTTTGTCTGGCTCGGGAAGCCCTTCATCGTGTTCACCATAGCCTTCGCCGATAGACGCGGCGCGAGAGGCCCGACGGTTGAGCCAGGCCATTCCGAGGCCCGCCATGATGGCTGCCGCGATAAGACCAAGACCCGGTGCTGCAAAGGCAGTGGTTCCGAAGAACGGCATGGGGATGGCGTTCTGGATTGCAGGGGTGCCCGGCAATGCAGACATGGTGAAAGTGAACGCGCCAAGCGCCAACGCTCCGGGGATGAGTCGTTTGGGAATATCTGCGTCGCGAAAGAGTGCCGCCGCGATCGGGTAGATTGCGAATGCCACAACAAATAGCGAAACGCCGCCGTAGGTCAGCACGCCGCAGCACAACACCACCGCTAAAATGGCTTTGTCAGCGCCAAGTCTGGCGATCACCCAGTGGGCGATCGACCGCGCCGATCCACTGTCGTCCATCAGCTTTCCAAAGATTGCGCCAAGGAAGAAAAGCGGAAAGAACGAAATAATGAAATCGCCCGTGTTGGTCATGAAAATCTGTGTGAAGCTGGCCAGCATCGGCAGCGCCCCCGTCAGGGCAGCAGCCAGCAAAGCAAGAAGCGGCGCCAATATCAGCAACGTGACACCGCGAAACGCAAAGTACATGAGCAACACGAGCGACAGTAGAACTGAAAGGATATCGATCATTTCCGCGGACCCCGATTGGTGCCTTCGGCCAGATGCGCCGGTTTCAGACTTTCGTCAAAAATCTCTCTTGGCTGCCAGGTTGACGTCTTTCCAACGTCCGGCCAGGCTGTCTCCACCCAATCATCGGCGGTTTTGCGACCGATTTCAAAAAGGTGTTCCAGAAAGGCCATTTCGGCATTCATCTTGCTGGATACACTGAGATTACACATTTCCTCAGAAGCATGGATACGGTGCAAACGCCCATCACGGTACGCCTTCCGATCAAGTTGGTCGTTCTCGATTATTTCCCACAAAAAGCCAATCGAGCGGAGCTCCTTCATTAAGCTGGAGTTGAAAGTGATCTCGTTGAGGCGGTTTTCGATCTCGTAGGGGGTCGTTGGGATATCTGAACGTTCGAACGGATTGACCTGCACGATGACGACGTCTCGCGCCTCGGTCTCGTCGACCAAGGGGAAAAGCGGCGGATTGCCCATGTATCCGCCGTCCCAATAAGCTTCTCCGTCGATTTCCACAGCTTTAAAGACATGTGGAAGACAGGCTGACGCCATGACCGCGTCTGCGCTCAGATCGGGTTGGCGAAACACTTTCGAGCGCCCCGTTCGCACATTTGTCGCAGACAGAAATATGCGCGGCCCGTCTGTTGAATTGATGGCATCAAAATCAAAACAGTCCTTCACGAGGTCGCGCAACGGATTAATGTTGAGCGGATTGAACTGATAGGGTGACGCCATCTGACGCATGAACTGCGAAATGACAAAGCCGGGTGAATGCTCCAAGCTCCAATCGCCGCGCAACCTGTCCCATAGAGTTCGTTTGTAGGGGCTCGTGCTGCTCGCGCGACTCACCCGTGTCCAGTAGCGCCTGAGCAATTCGCGCGCACCTTCAGGGCCAGCTTGTGTCAGGCCCTGTGCCAGAGCGACGGCATTCATCGCGCCCGCGCTGGTGCCGGAAATGCCAACGATTTCAATGTCGTTAAGCTCCAGAAGTCGATCAAGGACGCCCCAAGTGAACGCGCCATGCGAACCACCGCCCTGAAGCGCGACATCAATTGGTTTCTTGGGCATGCTCACATCTCCTTGAGACCACCTTGCAGGCGCAATATCAGTATCGCTGCAATGCAGCAATTTCTCAAAGAAAAAGAGCTAGACCGAACTATTTGCCGCAATTCAATTGCCATATTGGACCATTGCAGAAGGCGCCGCCGTAGGCGCTTTCTTCGCCTATTCCGAAGCCAAACGTCGCGCTAAAGATCCCAAGGCCTTTGGCACTGGCATCCCCAAAGGCATCATCGCGCCCGAAACTGCGAACAACGCGACCGTTGGCGGCGCACTTGTGCCAACCTTGACGCTCGGCGTGCCCGGCTCACCTGCCGCTGCAGTTCTGCTGGGGGCGCTGCTGATCCAGGGACTGACACCCGGGCCCAAGCTTTTCTCGGAAGAGCCGGACCTGATGTATGCGATTTTTGTCGGGGTGATCATGGTGCCTATGTCGGTCGTTGTTCCGACGGTCATGTTGCTCAGTTTTGTCGGAATCTATTCGGTGTCGAATTCAGTCTTCAACGTTGGCGTTTTGCTGGGGGCTGGCATTCTTGGCTACGTTGTTCGCAAACTGGGTTATTCCATTGCGCCCTTGTCCATTGGCTTTGTTCTTGGCCCGATCTTAGAGAATTCACTTCGCCAGTCGCTGACCATCGCCGGCGGCAGCATTACCGAGTATTTTCAATACGCCTATTGGCCTAACGATCTATGGGGCCTTGGCGCTGACGATCCTTTGGGGGCCCGTCACATCCCGCCTTAAACGCGGCACGGAGGACGCATGATCGACCTACCGAACATCCTGATCATTTATGCCGACCAGATGCGTTACGACGCAATGGGTTGTGCGGGCAATCCAGTGATCCGTACGGCGAACATCGACAGGTTATCAGCCGACGGTGTGCATTTCAGCGAGGCCTTTACCTCTTACCCAATCTGCTGTCCGTTTCGCGCCTCGGTCCTTACGGGCAACTACGCTCAGGGGCACGGGATGGTGCAAAACCAGTTTCCTTTGTGCGGTGGCCAAGGGCGGGCACATTCCGATTGCAACTTGCTTTGCCTGTTACATCACACGCCGCGCCTATGACCAGATGATGATCTGTATGGGAACGGGGTCAGGCCCGGGGAGCAACCAAGACACGGGACCGACCAATATCACCAGTGGCTTTACGCCCGGCATCGCAAATCCGGGCCGCATTCACCACCAGACCGCGGAAGATCTTGGGATGGAACGGGCTATCCCGAACGCGACGGTGATTGCCCCGATGGATCCAACGGATTTTCGCGCCGTGGTTGAAGCCGCAGTTGATCTTCCGGGACTGACGTACATCCGCGGCCACCGGGGTGATACGCCGCGTTTGCTTGACCCGAAAAAATTCACGTTCGAACTGGGCCGGACATACACGCTCAAAGAAGGGTCCGGCATCGGCATCATCGCGACCGGGCACGGATCGCAATGGGCGCTTGAGGCTTCGGATATTCTGAAGGAACGAGGCATCGCGCATTCACTGTTGCACGTCCCGACGATCAAGCCGGTGAATGAGGCCGAAATCGCGGATTTCGCTTTTGCGCACAATCAGATCGGTACCGTCGAAGATTATCAAATCGTCACTGGGCTAGGGTCGCTTGTGGCCGAAATTGTCTCGGACATTGGGGGCGGACCATGGATAACGCGCATCGGTCTGCCCAACGCATGGGCACCGGGCGGCACGCTGCCCTACATTCGAAGGCAGCTTGGGTTGGATGCTGATACAATGGCAGACCGCATCGCAGGGGGGATGGTATGAGACGCAACACCTCGGTTCTTGCGCTCGACCTTGTCGCTGCCAAAATCCGGCGCAACGTATTGGAAATCTGCCGTCAACGGGGGGATATGCCACGCAGGGGGGGGCATTTTCTGACATTGCCGCGACGCTCTATTGCGACGAGCTGCGTCCGGATGAACACGGTTGGTTTCAGGACCGGCTCGTTTGTCCAACGGTCAAGACGCGATCATGACATATGGCGCCTTGGCCGAGACGGGTCACTACACAATGGACGACCTTCGCACCTTCAATGCTGATGGCGGTTGGGTCGACCAGAGCCCCATCGAAGGCCAGCTTGGGTTTGAGATTACCGCTGGATCGCTGAGACAAGGTCCAAGCCAGTCGGCAGGCCTCGCCTGGGCGCTTCGTCAACAAGGATCGCACAAGCGGGTCTATTGCCTATTCTCAGACGGTGAATTGCAGGAAGGCAATGTCTGGGAAGGAGCGATGTTTGCCGGGCATCAGAAGCAGGATAACCTTTGCTACATCGTCGACAACAACGACATGCAAGCGTCTGGCCACGCGCGTGACGTGATGAGCGTTGAACCGGTGCCGGGGAGGTTCGAGGCCTTCGGATTCAAAACGCGCCGGATCTCCGGGACGGGTGTGCAGGAATTGCTGGATACGTTCGAAGAAGCCCGCGCCACTGTTGGGGCCCCCTTTGTCATGGTGTGCGACACACGGCTTTGGGACGGGATCAACTGCCTGCAAAAGGCATTACCCACCCGAAGCGGACATTTCAGTCGGGCGCTCTGATACACTTCGGCACCTGCAACCAATGCCGAAAAATTGGCTGCCATCCCGGTGTTTTCAGCCTCACATTTCCCACGGAAAGCTGTCCAGACGCTCCGGTCCATCGTCAGTGATCAGCACCTGGGTTTCCAGTTTGATGCTTTCCGAACCTTTCTCACCAATCAGGCTCTCGACGCAAATCACCTGACCGATCTCGAATTGACCGCCGTGGCTCGCTTCGAAATCTGGATGCAGCAGAACCACCGGCCATTCGTCCGCCATGCCGACGCCATGTGCGGCCAGCGAATAACGGTAGGGTTGATAGGCATCAGGGATCTGCCAGCTTTTGGCGTTGAACTCGGCAAAACTCAGTCCCGGTTGCAACAGCGTCATGTTGTGCTCGATCTGGGAGCGCGCGGCTGCGTACAGCCGTTTCTGCGTGTCACTCATCGCAGCATCGCCGCAGGTCCAGGATCGGCTCAGGTCCGCGCAATAGCCATAAGGCCCAATCATGTCGGTATCAAAACTGATCATCTCGCCCAACTGGCATTCCCGGTCCGAGCATTCCTTGTACCAAGGGTTGGTATTCGGCCCGCAGGTGAGCAGCTTTGTCTCCAGCCACTCGCCGCCTGAACGGGCGTTTTCGAAATGTAGATGCGCCCATAATTCGCGCTCGGTCACGCCGGGGGTCGAATGCTGATAGATGCGGGCCATCCCGGCCTCGCACACCCGGATCGTCCAGCGCATCAGCTCGATTTCGTCCGCAGATTTGATCGAGCGGGCGATTTCAGTGATCTGGCCGCCCTCGATGATCTGTACCCCGCGCGCGGTGAGCGCGGCGACCCCCTCGGGTTCCATCCGGTCCACCGCCAGCCGCATGTTGCCACCGCCGTGGGTGCGCAGTTCGGCGGCGATCTCATCGGCCCAAAGGTTCAACCTCTCATCTGCGCGGTCGCCCGCGGTCATGAACATCCAGCCAATGGAATTGCGCAACTCGTCAATGCCGGGCAAGCCGTTGTTCAGATGCTCGCAGCCTTTGAATTCGAACATGATCCCCGGCCCGCCATTCAGGATCATCGCGTAGCGGATCGGGTTGTGGCTGGTCCAGACACCCATGTTGGAGCTGTCAAACGCATAGCGGATGTTGACCGGATCATAGAGCAACAGCCCCGCCACATCATGCGCATCCATCAGCGCGCGGAACCGTGACAGGCGATAGGCGCGGGCGCGCTCCAGCACGTCATGCGATACCGGGCTTTTGAGCGGCTTGTCGGCGCCTTCGGAATTCAGATAAGCCAGTTTGCGATCGTCCTTGAACGGCGCGTTCATGAGGCGCGTCCGTAAAAGCCAATACGCTCTGCATCAGAAAACACGACGCCGGGGTTCTCGTAGAAGGAAAAGACCGAAATCACGCGCTCCTTGTCGCCCGACACAGGGGTCACCCGGTGGGCGGTGTTCTTGCCCTTGAACACATTCAAGGTGCCGGGGCTCAGCGTGATGACCTTAGAGGCGGGATTCTCGCCGTTCAACAGCTTGGCCACGCCGTCGTAATTCGGATCCTCCTCGCTGCGCAGGTCAGTGCGGTATTCGAACCCGCCGCCCTGGTCAGGGGCTTGCAGCAGCAGGGTTGTGGTAAATTCAGAGCGGTCGAAATGCCAGTTCAGCGCCTGACCCTCCTGGTAGGACATCACATTCACCCGGGCCAGCGGATCGTCCATCACGTGCAGTTCCGGCATCTCCATGGTGGCGGCCAGAAAGGTGGCGAACTCGGGCCATTCATATAGGCGCAGCAGGGGCGAACCTGCGATCTGGTCG
This Falsiruegeria litorea R37 DNA region includes the following protein-coding sequences:
- a CDS encoding HalD/BesD family halogenase: MRDILDLDRFPLERPHSSEWQALVDRCKADLKAEGMFNLDGLMLPEVAARAVDAMSAPFATDAFLHERMHNIYFKHIDGLPEDHPALRQFQTSNRTLCADQIAGSPLLRLYEWPEFATFLAATMEMPELHVMDDPLARVNVMSYQEGQALNWHFDRSEFTTTLLLQAPDQGGGFEYRTDLRSEEDPNYDGVAKLLNGENPASKVITLSPGTLNVFKGKNTAHRVTPVSGDKERVISVFSFYENPGVVFSDAERIGFYGRAS
- a CDS encoding M24 family metallopeptidase encodes the protein MNAPFKDDRKLAYLNSEGADKPLKSPVSHDVLERARAYRLSRFRALMDAHDVAGLLLYDPVNIRYAFDSSNMGVWTSHNPIRYAMILNGGPGIMFEFKGCEHLNNGLPGIDELRNSIGWMFMTAGDRADERLNLWADEIAAELRTHGGGNMRLAVDRMEPEGVAALTARGVQIIEGGQITEIARSIKSADEIELMRWTIRVCEAGMARIYQHSTPGVTERELWAHLHFENARSGGEWLETKLLTCGPNTNPWYKECSDRECQLGEMISFDTDMIGPYGYCADLSRSWTCGDAAMSDTQKRLYAAARSQIEHNMTLLQPGLSFAEFNAKSWQIPDAYQPYRYSLAAHGVGMADEWPVVLLHPDFEASHGGQFEIGQVICVESLIGEKGSESIKLETQVLITDDGPERLDSFPWEM